Proteins co-encoded in one Amblyraja radiata isolate CabotCenter1 chromosome 24, sAmbRad1.1.pri, whole genome shotgun sequence genomic window:
- the LOC116986842 gene encoding endonuclease domain-containing 1 protein-like, which yields MLHLALLAALWCWPTPLRGDVVARFQDLPSCLPFFYQGEPPAGFVGGSQVHVCQRLSGTVYYATLFDTYGRLPVYSAFLYKYRAPGETRGTGVDRSWKYEPQLADPRANSSMAELTETVRTDAVVRRNQAVVAEGAGRQMYVKVLLNAANMQGSRGSRSAAYTVTNALAVPRPFYHHWKGGLKGVLGRLKGQCQGADLHLVSGAVRSPRREEKWLPAKGKGRGALPLLLWAAFCCGGRTSEALLGHARGSGSLTMSGLTLGPYETKNMPVAQLEEVLVARMGRSRIQIFKDGCAPAA from the exons ATGTTGCACCTGGCTCTGCTAGCGGCCCTGTGGTGTTGGCCCACACCCCTCCGGGGAGATGTGGTCGCTCGGTTCCAGGACCTGCCCTCATGCCTACCGTTCTTCTACCAGGGAGAGCCACCTGCGGGCTTTGTCGGGGGGTCCCAGGTCCACGTCTGCCAACGCCTCTCCGGCACCGTCTACTATGCCACGCTCTTCGATACTTACGGGCGACTGCCGGTCTACTCCGCCTTCCTTTACAAGTACCGAGCCCCGGGGGAAACTCGAGGGACAGGGGTCGACCGCAGCTGGAAGTACGAACCTCAG CTAGCCGACCCGCGGGCGAACAGCAGCATGGCGGAGCTGACGGAGACGGTGCGGACGGACGCGGTTGTGCGCCGGAACCAGGCGGTGGTGGCGGAGGGAGCCGGGCGGCAGATGTACGTGAAGGTGCTGCTGAACGCGGCCAACATGCAGGGCAGCCGAGGCAGCCGCAGCGCCGCCTACACCGTGACCAACGCGCTGGCCGTGCCGCGCCCCTTCTACCACCATTGGAAGGGCGGCTTGAAGGGCGTCCTGGGCCGGCTGAAGGGGCAGTGCCAGGGCGCCGACCTGCACCTGGTGTCGGGCGCGGTGCGGAGCCCGCGGCGGGAGGAGAAATGGTTGCCGGCCAAGGGTAAGGGCCGGGGGGCCTTGCCGCTGCTGCTGTGGGCGGCCTTCTGCTGCGGCGGCCGAACCAGCGAAGCTCTGCTGGGCCACGCCCGGGGCTCCGGCTCCTTGACCATGTCCGGCCTGACGCTCGGCCCCTACGAGACCAAGAACATGCCGGTGGCGCAGCTGGAAGAGGTGCTGGTCGCCCGCATGGGGCGCAGCAGGATCCAAATCTTCAAGGACGGCTGCGCCCCTGCTGCTTAG